CTGGATCGGTGTAGTGTTTTTGTTTCCCGCATACGAAGCAGCTGGATTTAGGGTTTTGGTTGGCTAGAGAGGAAAGAAAGTGAGGATGAGTCGGATGAGACAATGGACATCTTTTTTTGTATCCATCAATTGGTAGATACTTGAAATCTCCCATTTCTTTTCTGCTTTGGGTTTGATAGACGTTTCTGAAAATTGGCGACCACCCAATATAAATATACTTAAGTCTTCAAGATACAATTTCATACACTTGATCTTCGTTGGTATTATCACTATTTTGTTTTTCTTGAAGACTTGTCTCGACGTTTCAATTACTATTGCTATATACATATATATCAGATCTTGATTCGCAAGATAGTAAAATACAGCGAAATCATATCAAGTAGATATTTTAAAGTACTACATTTGTGGTAATACTTGGGGACAGGTATTTATTTAATTGTATATATGAGATGATTATTGCAACTAGATACCATAAGCAAACAATGAATGAAATTAGTTGAGAGAAGCCGCCAGCTATATAGTTCTAAATACATATTTTTTTAATTTTTAATGCTTAAATCAAGATCTGCCGCCGCTTGCAAAGGAAGGGCACATGTTCACTTTGACTTTTCAAGATTTTGACTGAAACTTCTGATAAAATGTACAATATAACCTATTTAAATAAATACTTTATAAATTAATATATATTAAAAATCTCTATAAAATAATATAATTTTATAGTCTAAAATTGAATTTTTGGTTCAATTAATATATAGATAAATTAATATTTTTATAAATTAATAAAAAATTATAGTTTTGATGTAATTCTAACATTATTAATTTATTTTACAGAGGTTTCATTGTAAATTTTATTTTGTAATGGTAGTGGCGTCGGTAAGTGCATGATATAAGCCAGCTTGCTTGGCTAGGCCATTTGCTGCTTAAAAATTGTCATGAAAAATAGTCAACGCTCATTTGCTTAGAAGACCACAAAGAATTGTGAGATTCAATGCCAACGCACAAAACACTGGCTGTTTCGCCGAAGTTCCATCCAACATTCAATATGTATTCACTAGCTATTCTTTTTTTTTTTGTAACTGAATTCACTAGCCATTCTTTGTTTTAATTTTACTAAAGCTTTACAAGTGGTGTTTTGTTTCTGGCTAATTTACAAGGTTCCATTTAACAAAACGAATGGTAAGATAAGGTCTAGCTATGTTCTTACGGTGGACGACAAGGACATAGTATTGGTTCTTGACTGGGCCGAGATGAGGCACCATCTTGAAAGTAGTTGGATCCATATATAGTAGTAGGTTTTTTCTGCCAATTCCGGCGTAGTAATCCGGAACCAATTAGGTGATGATATAAAATGTTAAGAACCAACACCCAAAACACATGAAAAGCATTCAGCATTTGTTTACGGGAAAGTATTCACCGGAAAACTCTTTGGTTCTAACTGCTGACTATGAAAGAAATAACATGAACAAATAAAAAATGAAGGAAGAGGAACAAAATAATAGAATATTTGTTTTTAGTGCTCTTTTCCGGATTTAATAAAAAATAGTTTTGTTCTGTGATTCCTTAAATTGAAATGAATAAGAAGGAACATTAGGAAAAAAATATTTCTTACAAATGGTGTCAAATGCAAAGAATGAAGAGGAATTAACTATTTTCATTCATTTTTTAGTCACCATTTGGACATTTTTGTCCCATTAGTTAGTGGACCAAAGTAATCTTGTAGACATTAAACGTACCAAATGGTGCATCGTGATTTCCCCTTCACTAGATATAGAGATGAGAGCCATGTCAGCTAGGGTTTGTATTCCTTTCTCCACGTCCCAGTCGTCTATCCCGGCTAGAAAGTATATGGCGTCTTTCAGGTTCTTCTTACCCCGGAATTGAGACGAACTTAATGAATAAAACAAACTTTTCTGTTTCTTGGACAAGCCATCGACCGCGAATCTAATTGCTTTCTCAACATCCCTGTCGTCAACATAGGTTTTGAGTTTATCCGGTGCCACTGTCCACTCCTCTTTGCTCTTCCCACGTAAAGCCGAACCCAAGACCTTGAGACTAAGTGGAAAAGGTGCGATAAGCTTAGATACTTCAGCAGCATGCTTCACGTATCCTCTGGGAGGAGAGCTTTGGCCAAACGCAGAGTATGAGAAGATCTGTAGAGCCTCTTCGCTCGATGGATAAGCAACTTTGTATATCTGCTCGATCCGGTTGTACGTAAATGTTCCTATATTTTCATTCGCCACAATCACCTTACTTCCGAATTTAAGATCCTGAAATAGATTCCGCAAAGCATGTAACTCTACGGTACTGACATTATCAAGAACCAGAAGGACCCTCTGGTGCATTAACCTATATTGCGCCTCTTGCACGTTAGGTATCTTCATGTCTCTATGATCTAATATTCCAGATAGCAATTCGTTTTGCAATCCCGTCATGTCAGCCTTCTGAACTATCTCACTATAAAACTTAAGTTGGAAGTTGCTGGAAATGTGATTGTATAAAGCTCTAGCTATAGTGGTTTTGCCAATGCCCTCAGGACCCCAGATCCCCACAATCTTCACCTCGTCGGATTCTAAGCATATCATCGATATCAAATTTGCTACATGAGCTTCAATTCCAACTAGCTGATTGAAATCCGTTGATGGCAACTCGTTAGAAATATCCGTGACTATTCTTGAGATCATCTCAGCCTCGCTAGCCCTAAAAGACATGAAACAGAAAATTAGAACATTACTATTCCACACGTAAACACCCACGAAAATTTCAACTATCCGGTTTGGCAGAATAACAAATTCCATTACAGAAAAAGAAAGCAACTCCCTGAGATAGCGAAAATAAAAAAGACAAAATAACACACAAGATTTTTTCCCTTCAAAATAGCATTAATTAAATGATAAAATTACTAATTTATTCAAACCATAAATCATTAACTCCATCTAGTAAACCCTAATCACTTAACCTAAACCTTTATCACTAAACCCAAACTTAAATACTCTCTCTCTTTCTGCTTCAAAATACATTGATGTTTTGGATGTATGCACAAGAATTAAGGTATACGCTCTTTTCTAAAAAGTAACATTAAAAATATAAACTAAAATTAATTCAACCAATCCTTAAAAATAAATATAAAACATTATTGGTCACACATTTTTTAATAAAACTAAGATTAATATAAAAATTCAAATATAATCTATTTTGAAACATCAAAAACTTTTCAAAACATCATCTCTTTCGAAACGGAGAGAATATAAAATAAAAAAATCTTTTTAATTTTTAATTAATAATATTCTGGTATTTTTTCTTTTATGTACTATATTGCAATAAAATATGTTTTAAGTGATATTTTAAGGTACTTTTCAAAAACAATCATAATGTCTAACAAATGCATTACCATGAAACAGAATGTTCTCCGGCAATAACTGCAACTTGAGATAAAGCTTCTCTCCATTTCTTCTTCTCTTCCTCTGTCTTCCCATAACAAGTTTCTTTAAAGGCCTTTCCAAAATCTCCAGTCTGCTTTCTCACATCAGATGGCTCCACATCGTAAAAGATTGTCATCACAGTTTGTCCTAAAGAAACTTTGCACTCCATGATAAGCTGCAACTCGTTCAGACACCAGCTCGAAGAAGCATAGTTCTTAGATAGGATCACGACAGCAATCCTTGATTCCCTAATAGCTCTTATGAGCTCCAAGTTAATAGACTCACTTCTTATGATCCCATTATCTATGAACGTTTTGATTCCCTTGCTTTTCAAAGCTTCAAAAAAGTGGCTGAGAAAAGTTCTGCGGACATCTTGACCGGAGAAGCTTGGGAAGACATCGTAGTTGTAGTGACGAGTTGATGACGATGACGAAGAAGAAGAAGAATCCATGGTACGGCAAATAGCACTATAGTATATATAGTCACTATCTCTTCTGGATCCTCCCAAAATCAAGTTGAAATTTCCTTTAAGGAAATGTTGTTTTTCTATGTAAATCTGAATGTGAGGAGAAATAAGAATATAGACTCTGCTTATGCAAATGGGTGTTATATACCAACACAAGAAGCACACCTGCAAGTAGTTGATTTCCTACCTATTTACGCGCATTCATGCATCATCTGATGTTTATAGAAAGGAATATAATATTGAACGTTCAAAATTTTGCACGAAGAGAAAATTTTGATTTTTTTCTTCGTCAGATATCACAACATAGAAAAACATTTAACTAGAGAAGAAGAGAAAAGATTTCAAACGGACTGGGTCAAGTTTTCACTTGTCTAAACCTCTCAACGTAGGACAAGTGAAGAGTAGAACGGGTCCTAGGGCCCTAGCAAGTCATCCTGACGAAATTGCTAGCAAAAATATAACAAAAAATGTTCTAATTAATATACATTTTCTGCTAAAAATAAATATATACTATGTGATCCGCGCAACCGCGCGGGTTTCGTTTTATTTTTATTTGTCAAATTTTTAGATTGGTTATCTTTTCAAATGTTTTTATATAGTGTTGGTATTTACCCGCATTTCAAAATATGAGTATTTTTGTGGTTAACAAAATTATATATATATATATATATATATATATATATATATATATNNNNNNNNNNNNNNNNNNNNNNNNNNNNNNNNNNNNNNNNNNNNNNNNNNNNNNNNNNNNNNNNNNNNNNNNNNNNNNNNNNNNNNNNNNNNNNNNNNNNNNNNNNNNNNNNNNNNNNNNNNNNNNNNNNNNNNNNNNNNNNNNNNNNNNNNNNNNNNNNNNNNNNNNNNNNNNNNNNNNNNNNNNNNNNNNNNNNNNNNNNNNNNNNNNNNNNNNNNNNNNNNNNNNNNNNNNNNNNNNNNNNNNNNNNNNNNNNNNNNNNNNNNNNNNNNNNNNNNNNNNNNNNNNNNNNNNNNNNNNNNNNNNNNNNNNNNNNNNNNNNNNNNNNNNNNNNNNNNNNNNNNNNNNNNNNNNNNNNNNNNNNNNNNNNNNNNNNNNNNNNTTTATGTTTTTAACAAAATCTATGTTTTAGCTACAATTTTATGTATTACATAAAAATGTAATACATAAAAATGTGATAATCAAAATAGAATAGTCCGTCTTTTAACATATTTTACATTAGTTTTCAAAAAATAGTTCTATGAATATGATTCTACTAAATTGACTAAATATACAAAGTGGAATTGTTATGTAAAATAAATATGATATTTTAACTTTTGCTTTTAAAGTGAAAAATTATTTTTGTTAACAATAAAATCTGATTTTCGTTTACCTATTTTAGATTTAAATTTTTTAAAAATTAATATTTATGAAATCTATATCAAAATATTTGTAAGATCGGCTGAAAAATTTTATGTTTAAAAATAAAATAATCATATATTTATTAAATTTAAACATGGGAATACAAATCAGACTCCATGATTGTGGTGTTAAACGATACATTTGAAATGGATACAAATTTGACAAAAAATAATATAATACAAAGATATATTAAAAAAATTCAAGGGGTAGAAATAAAATCATCTTTTTTATAATGGGATATTAAATGTTGAGTGAATTTGTTAAAAATATTATGTATTTTTAATCTATAATGTATAAGGAGCATAGCAAAATTATGAAACAAAGTATAAAAGCATTATAAACTATAAATCAAAGTATATGAACATTATTTATAATGATTCTAAATATATACTACTACGTGTTAAGGTCAAAATAATAGAGATTAGATCCAAATATTAATGAGGCATATAAATAGGAACTAAATTATTAAGAAAGAAAAAAACAAAAAGTAATCGTTTAAATAAAAAGGAGCATATATGTAGGAAGAAAATCAGTAACAAATTTTACTTATCACAATTTTAATTAGGTTATATGCCAATACAATTAATAAATTTCCAAAAGATAGTCTAAATAAAAAATTACACATGAAAAAAAGTCATAACTTCTATTTTAATAGAGAAGATATTGTATTTACATTGTTTCCTATGAGATAGACAAAAGTTAATCATGTCACTAGGAAACAATAGGAAACAATGTAAATACCTTCAAAGCCTGAAAAACTGGTAGGAACCAATAGTTAGTCGTTATTAAATCATGAATATATCGAAGATGAAACCTAAGTACAAAGCAATTGACCCACCTGACCTAATCTAATTATCTAGATATCTCAAACATTTTCTGTTTTGATCTCTAGCAAAATAATTGTGGAAAAGTTCTGAAGCTCTTCAGTTACAAAAAAAAACAAATCTGACGCTCTTCAACCATATTATCAATGAGTGAAGAACGTCCTAAAAAGCCAAACCATTAACTCCGTAAATTACTCGAAATTCCAACAGATTTGTTTATTTGAGCTTAGATCAAGTCTCACTTTGGAAAGCATCACGAAATTTAGACACAGTCAAACCGACGAGAGTTTAAAAACATGGGAGTAAGTTTCTTCTAACTTTAATTTTAGACTCATCTGACTTTTTTATTTTTAACCGGTGAGATGCCAAATATCAACCAAAACGTCGTTGTTCTATAGCAAAATTGCATAAACCATCAATCAAACTGATAGAAATAATGGGTTGGTCGATTTCTGCCAGCTCAACAACAATAAAAGCTACGTGGGATTAGAAGTTTGTCATTTTGATTAATTTTAATCAGAAATTTGGTATAGGATTTTTTTTTTTTTTTTTTAATATTTTTTTATAATTTGGTATAGGATGTTTTAGCTTCTTTTCTATCTTCTTTCTAGGAAAATACTCGGTTTTGTTTTTAAATCGCTACTTCATTCTTGGATTCTTTACAAGATTAGATATGAACATGAACATAAATTCATCTGTTTCGGTTTATTAATTTGTATTTGAGCGAGTAACGGTTTTCCAATAACACAAACTTCGCCTAAACCCTAATGGAAATTTACATCCCTGGGCAGGATTAAAGAAAATCAAAGCATTATTAGACAATATTAAATCACGTCACCAGCTTAATAAGTGGAGAGAACCTTTTCGAACTATGTAAGGATCTCACTTCAACCTGGAGGAGGGATTTTCAACCCGGTGTAGGCTTAGGTTTTGTTCATTTAAAAATTACAACGATGTTTATATTAAAAGAGTTAGCGCTCGAATGGTGATGCAAGTATATAACGATGTTGTACATTATAAAATTTAAAGATGATGTTTTTACAATAACATAGGAAGTGATTTTAATCAAGTAGAAAGATAAATACAATGTAGGAAAAAAAACTTAAACTCATGTACAAATTTGACTTTAAGCATCTAATATTTGTTTATTGTGTGCGCAGCAAGTATTAGCAGAATTTTTTTTCCCTTCCCACAACTTAATTACCTGGTCCAACGTAACCTTTTTGTAGACATTGACTGTACCAAATCGTGCATCATGATTTCTTCTCCCCCAGATATCGAGATGAGAGCCATATCAGCTAGCGTTTGCAACCCTTTCTCCACGTCCCAGTCACTCACTGAAAGCGTGTATATGGTGTTGCTCAGGTTCTTACTGGAATGTGTAGCTTCTCTTAACAAATAGAATAACCTTTTGTGTTTCTTAGATAAACCATCGTGCGCAAATCTAATTGCTTTCTGAATATCTGTGTCGACAAGACAGGTGTTGACTTTAGCCGGTGCCAGTGTCCACTCCTCTTTGCTCTTCCCACGTAAAGCCGAGCCTAAGATCTTGAGAGCAAGTGGAAAAGGATCGATAAGCTTAGTTACTTCAACAGCATGCTTCAAGTAACCTCTTGGGGGAGAGCTTTTCCCAAAAGCAGCGTATGAGAAGATCTGTAAAGCCTCTTCGCTCGATGGATAAGCAACTTTGTATTGTAAAGAAACCACCCTTGATATTGCTTAGCACTAGCCCAAGACCGTAATACCCGAGAACCCGAAAGAAACAAGAAAACTTCCAAGTACGAAGAATAATATGAAAAAACTCTTAAAGAGATTTAGAGAACTTTGAGTAGAACACTCTTTCTTTAAGAAAACTTTCTTATACTTTACTTGTTCAACTTATTGTGTTTTTACAAATGAGAGGATGAAGAGGTATTTATAGCCTCCTAAACTCTATTACAAATATCTAGATGGTTCTATTACAACCTCCTTACTTCCTAGATTTTTCTTTATTCTCTAGATTTTTCTACTACAATATCTAGATATTTTTCTATTTGAGGAGGTGATGATAATTCTAGAAAGATTCTAGAATTTAAGCTTAATTTTGGGTTTAGTCCAATAAGAGTTTATTGGTCCATAATTAAGCATAGCCCAAAATCAAGTTTAACTTCAATACTCCCCCTTAAACTTGATTTTGTCCACCATTCCGAGCTTGGAGCGGAGTATCTCGAACTGACCTTTAGGTAATGACTTGGTGAAGATATCAGCAATGTTGTCCTCGCTTCGAACCTCCAATGCTTCAATTGTTCCATCAAGCACCTTCTCTCTTATGAAATGATGTTCCAATTCAATGTGCTTTGTTCTTCC
This genomic interval from Brassica oleracea var. oleracea cultivar TO1000 chromosome C2, BOL, whole genome shotgun sequence contains the following:
- the LOC106323221 gene encoding probable disease resistance protein RPP1 — translated: MDSSSSSSSSSTRHYNYDVFPSFSGQDVRRTFLSHFFEALKSKGIKTFIDNGIIRSESINLELIRAIRESRIAVVILSKNYASSSWCLNELQLIMECKVSLGQTVMTIFYDVEPSDVRKQTGDFGKAFKETCYGKTEEEKKKWREALSQVAVIAGEHSVSWASEAEMISRIVTDISNELPSTDFNQLVGIEAHVANLISMICLESDEVKIVGIWGPEGIGKTTIARALYNHISSNFQLKFYSEIVQKADMTGLQNELLSGILDHRDMKIPNVQEAQYRLMHQRVLLVLDNVSTVELHALRNLFQDLKFGSKVIVANENIGTFTYNRIEQIYKVAYPSSEEALQIFSYSAFGQSSPPRGYVKHAAEVSKLIAPFPLSLKVLGSALRGKSKEEWTVAPDKLKTYVDDRDVEKAIRFAVDGLSKKQKSLFYSLSSSQFRGKKNLKDAIYFLAGIDDWDVEKGIQTLADMALISISSEGEITMHHLVRLMSTRLLWSTN